From the genome of Alicyclobacillus sp. SO9:
GCAGTGGCTTCAGACACAGAGTAAACAGTGAATCCGTCTTCCTCTGCCTGGTTCCAGGAACGACCTTTCCGAAGACCAACCACAACCTTTATGCCTTCCTCGCGCAGATTCTGCGCATGCGCATGGCCCTGAGACCCGTATCCTATGACGGCCACCGTTTTCTCTTGCAATACATTCAAGGAAATATCGTTGTCATAATACATTTGCACCATCTAATATCCAACTCCTTTTAAGTCTGCCTAATTATGAAAAAGACGGGGAATGTTACTGCAGAGCCAGCCTTTAGGACAACGAAACATTAGTCTCCAGTCCTCGGCCATTCGCCTAAATAACAAGGGTTGAGTTTTTGGATACTCTTAGTCCCTCGCTGACGGAACTCTGGTCCCGTGTGAAAGCTGTAAGTCCCGTTCGTGCCAATTCCTGAATTCCGTATGGGCGCAGCAAAGCGATGAGTGCCTCAATCTTTTCCGATTTTCCGGTAGCTTCCACTGTAATGGACTCTCTCCCCACATCGATGATGGAGGCTCTAAAAGGATGAATTAAGTTATTCACCTCTGCCCTCTGGGCCGGCGGAACAAAAACCTTTATCAACACAAGCTCTCTTGCCACAATGGGCTGATCCGTAATGTCGTTCACCTTAATGACATCAATCTGCTTATGCAGTTGTTTTGTGACTTGTTCCATAACTCGAGAATCATCGGTTCCGATGACGAATGTCATACGCGACAGACCGTCAACCTCCGTCGTCCCGACGGTAATACTCTGGATGTTGAAGTTTTTTCGAAGAAACATACCGGTAATGCGATTTAAAACACCAGGATGATTGTTCACAATCGCACTGACAATGCGGCTCATGGTTTCACCCCCACCATCTCGTGCAGGCCTTTACCAGGCGCAATCATGGGGTACACATTCTCCATCGGTGCGATGCGACAGTCAATTAACACGGGGCCACCAATTTTCATGCTCTGCTGTAAAGCAGCTGCAGCATCCTCTTCAGAGTCCACTACAAACGCCGGAATGCCATAGGCCTCGGCCAGCTTAGAAAAGTCAGGCTGCTTGGGAATCAAGGAGTGCGAGTAGCGCTCTTTGTAAAACAGTTGCTGCCACTGACGGACCATTCCCAGTGCTGCATTGTTTAAAATGACAACCTTGACAGGCAGGTTGTGATCAACCAGTACCGACAGTTCCTGCATGGTCATCTGAAAGCCGCCGTCCCCTAATAGGGCAAACACAGGCTCATTCGGCAAACCAATTTGTGCACCCACGGCTGCCGGCAGTCCAAAGCCCATGGTTCCCAGACCGCCCGACGTGACCCATTTATGAGGATCCCGAAAAGGATGAAACTGTGCAGCCCACATCTGATGCTGTCCCACGTCCGTGACAACAACACCGTTCCCATTGGAAATGTCGTGAACCAGTTCGACAACGCGCTGGGGTTTCAGACCTGTGCCATCCTCCACATACCAGAAGGGGTAAGCTTCCTGCAAATTTTGCAGTTTTGTCCGCCAAACCGATATGTCGCCGATTTGTACCGATTCTTCCATGAGCATACTCAGGGATTCCTTGGCATCGCCGACAATTGGAATTTGCGTCGGAACATTCTTTCCAATCTCCGACGGATCAATATCGACGTGCGCAACCGTGGCTTGAGGTGCGAAGTGTTCTAGATTTCCAGTAAGTCTGTCATCAAACCTTGCACCGATATTGATGAGCAAATCAGCTTCGTACAACGCCGTATTGGCCGCATATGTGCCGTGCATTCCGCCCATGCCAAGCCACAGCGAGTGTCCTCCTGGAAACGCCCCGAGCCCAAGTAATGTGTTCACTACGGGGATGCCGTAAAACTCCGCAAACTGTAACAACTCTTCACTGGCTTTCGCATGAAGAACGCCAGCTCCAGCCAGTATCACAGGGCGCTGCGCTTGTCTGATAGCATTGCTCAATTTCCGGATTTGCAAGCGATGAGGAACGGTCGTAGGTTGGTACCCTCTTAGCTGCACAGGCTTATCGTAGTCAAACTTGCCCTCTGCAGCGGAAATGTCTTTTGGCAGGTCAATCAAGACTGGGCCAGGACGGCCGTGTGTGGCAATGTGAAATGCTTCCTTAATTGTTCGAGGGAGTTGTTCAACATCCCGGACTTGATAATTGTGTTTCGTAATCGGCATTGTGATTCCGACTACCGAAGCCTCCTGAAAAGCATCGGAGCCAATCACGGTAGTAGCCACCTGCGCAGTGAACACGACGAGGGGAAGGGAATCCATCATTGCATCCGCAAGTCCCGTCACCAGGTTAGTGGCCCCTGGTCCCGAGGTAGCAAGTACAACCCCTGGCTTCCCTGTGACTCTTGCATATCCCTCAGCTGCATGAATGGAGCCTTGTTCATGGCGGCTTAAAATGTGAGAAATTCCTCCATCGTACAGCGCATCATAAACATTTAACATTGCTCCTCCAGGATATCCAAAAACCACTTCGACACTTTCTCTTCGCAGTGATTCCAGCAGCATGTGAGAGCCGTCCAAAGTGGTCCTCTCGGACTTCTTCTCGCTGGTCCTCTCAGGCTGCTGAAGGCTTGTATTCATAAGAGATTCCCTCCTTCTCCTGATAGATTGATACGTCCTTTACGGTGACTGTTACACGCCGGCCTCTACCTCTCGCGACTCTGGATAAATCTCTGCACCGTCACGTTTTGCTGCCAGTCTGAACGCCTGTAACAGGCGGTGTGTATGGTACCCAGGAGTGCCATCACCGATAACGCGTCCATCGACCTTCACAACCGGAACGATTTCAGCAGCGGTCCCCGTGAGAAACACCTCATCTGCCGTGTACACATCGTGACGAGTAAACGGCTCCTGCCGAACTGTGTAACCAAAAGACTGTGCAATGTCGATAACTGCAGCTCTCGTAATGCCCTCAAGGGCGCCGATGTAACTCGGAGGGGTCAGAAGGTTCCCGTTCTTTACCAAGAAGACATTTTCACCCGATCCTTCTGCAACATAGCCCTCTGTGTTCAGGGTCAAAGCCTCGCTGACACCTGCGTTGTGAGCTTCTATTTTAATTAAAATATTGTTCAAGTAATTCAGAGATTTCACGGTAGGGCTGAGAATGTCCGGCCTGTTTCTCCTTGTAGCCACGGATACAATGTCAATTCCGCGCTCGTACAGTTCCTTTGGAAACATCGCAAGTTGTTCTGCCAGAACAATAACCTGGGGCGTTTGGCACGTA
Proteins encoded in this window:
- the ilvN gene encoding acetolactate synthase small subunit, coding for MSRIVSAIVNNHPGVLNRITGMFLRKNFNIQSITVGTTEVDGLSRMTFVIGTDDSRVMEQVTKQLHKQIDVIKVNDITDQPIVARELVLIKVFVPPAQRAEVNNLIHPFRASIIDVGRESITVEATGKSEKIEALIALLRPYGIQELARTGLTAFTRDQSSVSEGLRVSKNSTLVI
- the ilvB gene encoding acetolactate synthase large subunit; this encodes MNTSLQQPERTSEKKSERTTLDGSHMLLESLRRESVEVVFGYPGGAMLNVYDALYDGGISHILSRHEQGSIHAAEGYARVTGKPGVVLATSGPGATNLVTGLADAMMDSLPLVVFTAQVATTVIGSDAFQEASVVGITMPITKHNYQVRDVEQLPRTIKEAFHIATHGRPGPVLIDLPKDISAAEGKFDYDKPVQLRGYQPTTVPHRLQIRKLSNAIRQAQRPVILAGAGVLHAKASEELLQFAEFYGIPVVNTLLGLGAFPGGHSLWLGMGGMHGTYAANTALYEADLLINIGARFDDRLTGNLEHFAPQATVAHVDIDPSEIGKNVPTQIPIVGDAKESLSMLMEESVQIGDISVWRTKLQNLQEAYPFWYVEDGTGLKPQRVVELVHDISNGNGVVVTDVGQHQMWAAQFHPFRDPHKWVTSGGLGTMGFGLPAAVGAQIGLPNEPVFALLGDGGFQMTMQELSVLVDHNLPVKVVILNNAALGMVRQWQQLFYKERYSHSLIPKQPDFSKLAEAYGIPAFVVDSEEDAAAALQQSMKIGGPVLIDCRIAPMENVYPMIAPGKGLHEMVGVKP
- the ilvE gene encoding branched-chain-amino-acid transaminase, translating into MMTQWAFINGEYMPKENATVSVYDHGLLYGDGIFEGIRAYDGVVFKLREHLVRLYDSAKAILIDIPYSLEELQEIILTILRKNELETSYIRLVVTRGKGDLGLNPFTCQTPQVIVLAEQLAMFPKELYERGIDIVSVATRRNRPDILSPTVKSLNYLNNILIKIEAHNAGVSEALTLNTEGYVAEGSGENVFLVKNGNLLTPPSYIGALEGITRAAVIDIAQSFGYTVRQEPFTRHDVYTADEVFLTGTAAEIVPVVKVDGRVIGDGTPGYHTHRLLQAFRLAAKRDGAEIYPESREVEAGV